The Serinus canaria isolate serCan28SL12 chromosome Z, serCan2020, whole genome shotgun sequence genomic interval CAAGAAGAGCCTTGATGGCTCACTCTCCAGTAAAGGGTGTAGCCACTTCTTGGACTAGAAAAATCTTGTTTCAAATTAGGAACATATACATTAAGCTGTTCAAGGCCCTCAGTCCACCAGAGCCATCAAGAAATTCATGCATGCTTGTGAAGTGAGTGTAAGGCTGAGTCATGGGTGAGTTTCCTACCACAAAGACAAGAGGCTCATTCATTCCATATTGTCTGCATATGCAGCAGGAAATCTAGCTTTTCCATGAGGGATactcagagagcagcacagctcactAAGCTGTACTCACTGCTAGCTACAGCCCTGCTCCTTGTCACTGAGTTCTTGTACAGGAAATCCAAGCCATCAAGGAAGCCATTTTGATATAGCAGAAAAAACACTGTTCCCCTTGGTTACAGTGCCAAGAGTAGGTGAATGGCAGGTATAAAAAGGCTGGCAAGTCAGCATTCATCCAGACAGCCTGATTCAAGATTGGAGGACCACAGAGTCCAGTTAACTGAGTCCAACACAGTGTCTAATGTGTTCTGAGAGTGCAACATtgcaaacaaatgcaaattaCAAGAGTACATAAATCTAAAATTCTCTTGACTGTAAGACAATACAAGTTTTACTTCTTCAGTCATTTGTTCCAGACTATTGCCTAGAAACAAAGCAGGCCAACTCAGACTAAACACACTTCTTTACTAATAGAACCAGAAAGTACTCATACAAATGGCAAGGCAAattgaaaaggcagaaagacaGCAAGTCCAAGTCCTACCATGCACTTCCATAGTAGGACTGGTATAATGCTCTGGAAGGACAAGTCTTAGCTTTGAACTCTAAAATAGAGgttgaaacattttaaaaatattttaacaaaaaagatgtaatgaaagaaagaagtatCCCACCGAGTGACTACCCTCTTTTCTCCAACTCCTCTTTTGGTATTTGTAAACTAGATTGTAGTATAGTGACTACCATCTGAGTAGGGTGGCAGCAGACTCCTCCTAAAGCAACTGTCATGGATCCTAAGCCAACAACAGATGAGGCTGCCTTTGAGAAGTCTTTGTATAGACAGTACCCTTTTAACACAGCAAAACCTGACACTCACCTGACATTATGAAATTCAAGCCTTTTGTTAAACACACAGCAATACCCAAAAGTGAAGAGTTCATACTTTATTTTACTCATTTACATGGACCAAGAAGATAGTTTGCACCATTTAATCTAGctagtttgtttatttttaagtagaAAAGTTGCAGGCTGTAATTTAGCCAAAGCAGTCACTCTTCAATGTCTTCATGGCTGGAGATTAGACTAGACTTTTAAtggtctcttccagcttctCTTTATTGGCCCCAGAGAACTCCTGCACCTGTAAAGAGAGATTGATTTTTAGAACTCCTGCATTTAATGCTTCTTAACATTAGTTGCAAAGCATCAAGTCACATACACACCTATTCAACTCTCCTAAAAACGAAAATTTTTCCCACTCTCAAAACAGAGTATTTTGCATATGTTCACATATTTATTTCCTACTCAATTCAACTCATGCAAAAGTTGATACAGAACTTCACTTCCAGACTACCATTAATCCTGGATCAATATTATGTAAGACTCAAAAAGAGGCTTTAAGGGACTCTGAAGGTCCCTACATATCAGAGGCAGCTCAAAGTCACCTTGAGTTGCTCAGGACCCTACCAATCAAGTTTGGAAGGACTGTTCAAAATGACCTACCCCTGTGCCTGGCTTCTCCTGTGAGAACTGATCTTGCAACTTACAGAGCAGAAAGATAGAGGCAACATTCATCTGCTGTCTCAAAAACAACAGCTATGTCCTCCTGTATCTACAGGGatggcaggcagagagcagacTACACTACAAGCCATGAAACTGCTTGCTTGATACAAAAAGCCACACACTGACAGTCAAGCTGTAATCACAATTCTTCCAATGACATCATGAAGTTGCAGAAGTTCACCCTAACAGAACTGTCAAAGGTTCACACTGACCCCATACTGAACTGAAAGACACCCTGCCTGTGACACTCAACTATCCATCGTGCACTTCCATTGCCTTCAGCCATGAAACTTACACCTAAAGCactgttttccttcagaaaagccTACCTTCAGCTTGCTTAGCAAACTAAAAGCCTAAGACAACACATTCATCTCAGCAAGTTCATGCAGAGAGCTACTCAAACTATCCTGCACAGGCAGCCCACTCTGCTGTCAGAACACAATATGTACCCTATCTCATCCATCTTTTGGCAGAGCAGACAAAAGAGGTCTGCCCAGTCTTAAACAGGGACAGGATCTTCACTTCAGAAGTTATACAGCCTCTCTGTATAAACTGTAATAAACTAAACAGTTGTTTGTTGTATATAACCTCAACCAGGTTAGAGACTTCTGTTTGGGCGGGATTCCATAGGCACCTATAGTAATTTCTCTCTTCAACACAAGCTGCATCCAGACAACAAACACTGGCCAAGTAAAAGGCAGGGTGCtaggcaggcagagcagcagtctTAACACAGACATCTCACCCCACTGTCTCCCATGAAGTTGTCTGTAAGATTGACCTGTAACTAACTCAGTTCACTACCTGTGAACAAGTCAGTTTGCATCACCAGTTAACTGCTGGTTACATTTGCTGTGGTACTAAGATGAACTTGTTTGCTCTCAAACAAGTGAGAGTGTCTTAATGCTAGTGGTACCATAGAGACACAATCAAGAGAAAGCAGACTAAGTAGTCCAACATTCCCAATCTTCTTTCAAGTGTTTAGCTTGCATGGTCCAGTTCCAGAAAGGCAGAGCCTACCTTCTTTCCATTCTTGTAGAACTGGAACGTTGGCATGCACTTCACATCACAGTGTGAAGCAACATCCTGGAAGAgataaaaagccattttcaacTGGGCATTCTTAAGGATGTTAAATTTAGAACACACTCTAGGTGACTTCTGTTTAGGTGACAGGATAAAGCCATTGCTActcaaaataaagcaaaagaactTCTACTAGTCCATCACTAGCAAAACCAGTGCAGTGTTAACATCTCCCTGAAGTAAGCCTTAAAGATCCCTTCTTCAACATTTAATTCATGCAATAGCAAAAACCTCAACCTGAActctgtgtttggaaaaaaacagacttCTGCATCAAAACAGATGTCTGCTTGTAAGACTCAATAGCCCTATGGCAACTCTTGGGCTTCCATGTGATATTTTTCAAGTACCTATTTGACAATGTTGAAACTGCAATTCAGCAGTCATTATATTGCACTTAATTCAAGtcctaatttcatttttaatgaaagaggaaaaagtgcCAAGAGCAGTGGAGGGACCAGACAGATCAGTAGGTTGTGAACCATTAGGTTGAAGGAAGATTGCATCAAAGCAGCTTAAGACCTTACACTAACGCTCCCTCCCAAAGTAAAGGGTCATTGTTTCCAAGTTATCCAACACATGCCATAAGACTTCAAGAGTGCTGATAACCAGTAGATAGTTTGTTCTGTTCAGGTGTTccctgcaaaaagaaaaattctttccaaCTAAATCCCTGTGTTTCAATTTTAAGTTGAAGTAAactcttgttttgtttcagattcTGATTCAAAATGTGTGAAGACATTTTGGATTCTTGGCTGTCACTTGCATGGAAGTCCTTAGCTGTCCTCCCTCACGACCACCCCAGACCTTACCTGGGCATCATCCACATCAATTTCTATGAATACCACATCACCATACTTCTCACACAAActctaaaaagaaataaaaagaactaTGCAGTTACAGTGTTCCAGGAAAGCTTCCTGAAAAGATGCATTTGTATAAATTGAAAGGCTGTTGCTGCTTAAACTGCTAGTGAAGCATGCTTTGTTATCTTAAAGCAGCTACTTTACTACCAGAgcaaaaattttctgttctgctgcagacTGTTTCTGGAGGAGTCTGTGGAAACATGTTCTCCCCACAAAGATCCAAAATATCCTAAGACATAGCTGGAAGGCCTTCTCTTGCAGCCTACAGCTGACCACCAAAAGGTGCTACAGCTTCTCATACCTTATCAGGAGATAACACAGCCACCTAAACGCAGCTGCAGGAGTTACATTAACCCTGTACAGAAGGTTGCAATGCAACTGGCAGGTCTCTATGTACCCAAAATGCATGTAACCACCAGGATAAAAGCTAAAGCGCATATTAGTTCCTAGCTATATCAATGGTCAGTCTATTTCACTTGGTAGTCTTAAAAATAGATACTTCTGCAACCTCTTACTTTTCCAGAAAATGCTGGCAATCACATAAGGCAGAAGGAACTTTCCTCCATGTTATTGTAAAGTAATGCCAACACTGATATACAatttaatgcagaaataaacccagaaaaacTACTTACGTGGAAAAAGGGCTTGATCATTTTGCATGGTCCACACCATGTTGCAGAGAAATCAACTACTATAAGCTTCTCACCAGCAGATTTCAGTTCTGCCTCAAATTCaacctaccaaaaaaaaaaaaaaccaaaaaaagaaaaaatttaacaCATTGATGatttccccctcctttcctAAATGATACAATACTCATCCCCATGCTGGCTTGCTCTCAGACCTAACAAACTAATCATTATGGCAAGCCTAAAACACTCACATGGGTTATTTGTACCATCATGTAAGTGCTTCAGTATGAATTGTTTTCATTGGTGCTAGCAGCAGTCAATGTCTTATGTCTCACCAATTAGAAAACAACCACAATGCTCAGTCAAACTCATTGAATTCTGGAAACAAGCTAGAAATTCTCTACTTATAATGCTTGACAGCTCTGTGTTATCCCCAAAATATGATTCTTAGAGATTTTAAAATCCATATTCTCATTTCTGTCTTGGCAGCAAGACTTTCATCTTCATATGGGACagattttcctctgcagaattTGGAAAGGACAGACACAAACCTTTGAACCGCCATCCACTCTGGTGACTTTTCCAATCAATGGCTAACATTAAGATGATATTGTGTGTTTTACTCTAAAGAATGTTTTTGAAAGCAACCTCATAAGATAGTTACTTTGCCAGGTAAACCCACATTTGACATTAGCCAAAGCAATGGTACATATACAGACTACACAAGTAAACACCCAATACTTATTCTGAGTCTTCAAGTCTGTGTTGCACTTAGTCATGCAAAACATCTCTGGACAATATTTCTTGGAACTAAACATCTTACATGCCATTACTCATTTTTGCTGGCCAAAAAGTGAATGCTTTAACAGAACTGAAAGGcattaaaagcaataaatactTGCATCCTAGCAAAAGGCAAACAGATGTCTCAGGCAGAAGCAGAAAGTGCTGATCACCTACATTCTGATACTGTCTATTTCAAAGAAAGTACAAGCCACTTCAATGATTTTCAACTTTGTTATCTTGTCAATCAAGCTTCAGGAGAGCTGTTAGTATAGACTTCAAAAGATAGCTGCTTTAGTCCCCCCCCAGCTTAATTGAGCAAAGCACTGGAATCCCGTCAGCAACAGCTGACTGAAAGCAGTATGGTTACTGCCAGATGTACACAGGGATTGGTTTTGCAGTGCAAGGGTTAACTAATTCATACCTGCTTCTGCAATCAGCCACAATAAGTTTAACTCTAGTAAGCTAAAAAATGTCACACAGTTGAGGAGCCAAAGTCAAACTAGTCATGAATATATCTGACAAGCAAGCAGAGATACTGCATGAGCAGGATTCTTATGTATGCATAATCCTATGTGAAAGTCTTCACAGCTTCCTGTAACTTCAGATTCACTCAGCATTACATCTCCCTGTAAactttttccctccccacatAGCTTTCTTCAGAGGCGCAGCAGTCATACTGGTTTTTC includes:
- the LOC103821826 gene encoding thioredoxin isoform X1, which gives rise to MVKIVGSLVEFEAELKSAGEKLIVVDFSATWCGPCKMIKPFFHSLCEKYGDVVFIEIDVDDAQDVASHCDVKCMPTFQFYKNGKKVQEFSGANKEKLEETIKSLV
- the LOC103821826 gene encoding thioredoxin isoform X2; the protein is MVKIVGSLVEFEAELKSAGEKLIVVDFSATWCGPCKMIKPFFHDVASHCDVKCMPTFQFYKNGKKVQEFSGANKEKLEETIKSLV